Sequence from the Bubalus kerabau isolate K-KA32 ecotype Philippines breed swamp buffalo chromosome 17, PCC_UOA_SB_1v2, whole genome shotgun sequence genome:
TGAGTAAAGAGCCCACTACACACAGGCTGGAACAGGACATGGATTTCCACTTACTTGTGGGAAAGACCCCCCATACTTTATGCAGGACTCTGAAGGGGTGAATTCAGCTGCTGGGGAGAAGTCAAATCTGGGGCTCAAATCTGGGTTTTGCCTCATCCTGGCTGGCCACGctcaggcaagttatttaatctcttacTGCCTCAACCTTCTCATCTATTAAATGGGGATGGTTGTGGTGGTTACATTAAACCACTCATGTAAATCCTCACCGTGATGTCTGAAACCAAGCAAAGGCTCATAGCCCCGTTTCTCACTCACGTTCTACTGAATTACACCCACCCTTCCCTGCTGATCCGCTAATCTCAGCTCCCCAGTCCTGTCTTTCAGATGTGTTGTGTCATCATTTATTTGCAAACATGTCTGTTTGATTTCAAATTAAAATGCTTCTGAGTCGCATTAAAAACAGAACACACGCTAGGAGGGGAAAAAGAGAGGCTGACAGACATGTGAGTAAACAGCGAAATATTTCCAAAGGCTGGATACAGAGAGCTCAAACACTCGAGGGTTCAGGCTGACAGACTCTTGATGGGAAGACACACAGGAACATCAGCAGAGGGGCATTTTTCTGGGGATTAAAACACCAGGATGGGgaaaccctcctccttccttcccaccaGTACTCAGGGTTCCACTTACTGGATGATCAAGGCCTTGTTGTCTTCCATTGCCATGATCACAGTCTGATTCTGATTGTTCCCATAACTCATTAACAATTCTCCAAGTTAAATATTGAAGTGCTCAAACAAACAGTGTGGACTGAGCCAAACCCCAAAACTTCCTGTGAGGGGCACTGGCTATTCAGCCAGCTGTtagaaaaaggagagggagggataaaacaagacaaaacaagaaACTGAGAGCCACACATCCCCATCAGCACTATGGCCAGAGAGCTTTCAGAGTTCAGAAAAGTGAAGCACGTGGAAGGATGGGGGGGTCACAGGATCATCACATCTCAGCCGCAGAGATTGATCAGAGTCAGAGCAGTCAGCCAGGGGGCTCAGGGAAAAGTCCCATCATGTGAGAAGACTTCTTTCATCCTCTCTGTCTATCAGGGAGCTGGGGAAATAGGGCTACCGGGGCTGTGACCCCTCACAGCTCCAGAGCAAAGCCTGGTGAAGGTGACTTCTGAAGGCTGGATCCCGAAGGTGGGgatttccctctcctccttctccttggaGCTTCTCAGGACGGGGCTCCTCTCGAGTTTCGCTGGCCAAAGGCAGTTCCAGGGATGAGGTGAGGGTCCGCGAATCCAGAGAGAAGCATCTCAGTTCTTCTGCTCCGGGGCGCCATCCTTCAAGGATGTGTCTCTGCCGTCCGCGGCCTCTGGGCCAGCCCCCACATTTGGCTCCTCTCCCTCGGGCTGTTCTGCGGGTTTCTGGGACTCCCCCGCCACCTCGGTACTCTTGCTGGAGTGGCACCCCATCTCAGTTGGATGCAGAGGGCGAGCGCCCTGGGAGGTCCTGCGGTGAGTAGGGTCTGTACGGCTGATCCGCGGGGGCCAGAGTTAAATAACCCTTCCTCAGAGCACAGCTGAAAGAGAACGGGTTTGGTTTCCATGGTCACCGGGAGACACCAGTCCAATCTGCATAATGACAACGCCTCCCTCTGCATCTCTGGGGTGGGCTGAGCCTGGAAGGGGGCCCTTCCGGCTAAGCCAACTAGTTCTCAGAACCAAGCCCTATTCATCCCATCAGAAGAATTCCCTTTTGTTTAACCTGTAACTTCTTTACAAATTACAACCCCCCACCTAGTTACCTGTAAACACCAGGCCTCTCTTCTCACGCAAAGAAAGCCCTGTTACTAAGCAACTAGCTGTGCCCTTCCTCCTTGTCTCAGGGTCATATTCAGTTCCCCGGGCTCACAGACCCCCCACTTGGAGGCCATCCCCACCCTAGAATGCCACCTCCACCCAGAGTTGAAGAAGAATGGGAAGGGAAGTCCTAAGATCCTGGATTCCAGGGGTTACCCAAACAAGTAAGTAAAGAAAAGAACTAGCATTAACGGTGCTATGTTAAATATGAAAGTTGGTaacagtaaatcctaagagttttcatcacacacacac
This genomic interval carries:
- the CHD9NB gene encoding CHD9 neighbor protein produces the protein MGCHSSKSTEVAGESQKPAEQPEGEEPNVGAGPEAADGRDTSLKDGAPEQKN